The Corallococcus caeni genome includes a region encoding these proteins:
- a CDS encoding S8 family serine peptidase yields the protein MKLKLTQAVSALSLLAAACGPMPEGQEPDSEQIGHTAQMIRRARAVPNEYIVVLRDSTQEVRQQGAANIARELVSLGGGKVLRTYEHSIHGFLANMSEAEAQRLLSDPRVAYVQENGLIHVSATQTNATWGIDRIDQRDLPRNSSYTYNVDGTGVHAYVIDTGIRLTHTEFTGRLGNGYDFIDNDSDPSDCHGHGTHVSGTVGGTTWGVAKKVTLHGVRVLDCTGYGNDAQVIGGIDWVAANHVKPAVANMSLGDVGIQAIDDATERLIAAGVTTVVAAGNDSANACDYSPARAPNAITVGSTTSSDGRSSFSNYGTCVDIFAPGSSITSASNSGNTSSTSMSGTSMASPHVAGAAALYLSANPSATPAQVRDALVNNATPNKVTSPGTGSPNKLLYTLFITGGGGSDTTPPTTSITSPAGGSTLSGTAPLSASASDNVGVSRVEFYAGTALLGTATAAPYSFAWNTTAVANGTYALTTKAYDAANNVGTSSTVSVTVNNGTGSCSISEQLLLNPGFESGNTGWTTSSGVIDGTTSGSAPRTGTYKAYLNGYGATRTEFAYQDVTIPASACSATLTFWARITTAETTTSTAYDKLAVQVRNSAGTVLATLATYSNLDKGTAYVQRTFDLAAYKGQTVRIYFNGTEDSSLQTSFFLDDTALNIVR from the coding sequence ATGAAACTGAAACTGACCCAGGCGGTGAGTGCCCTCTCGTTGCTGGCCGCGGCATGCGGCCCGATGCCAGAAGGCCAGGAGCCCGACAGCGAGCAGATCGGTCACACGGCGCAGATGATCCGCCGCGCCCGGGCCGTTCCCAACGAGTACATCGTCGTCCTGCGCGACTCCACCCAGGAGGTCCGGCAGCAAGGGGCGGCGAACATCGCCCGGGAGCTGGTGTCCCTGGGCGGGGGCAAGGTGCTGCGGACCTATGAGCACTCCATCCACGGCTTCCTGGCGAACATGAGCGAGGCGGAGGCCCAGCGCCTCCTATCCGACCCGCGCGTGGCGTACGTGCAGGAGAACGGCCTCATCCACGTGTCGGCGACGCAGACCAACGCCACCTGGGGCATCGACCGCATCGACCAGCGGGACCTGCCGCGCAACAGCTCCTACACCTACAACGTCGACGGCACCGGCGTGCATGCGTACGTCATCGACACCGGCATCCGGCTGACCCACACGGAGTTCACCGGTCGCCTGGGCAACGGCTACGACTTCATCGACAACGACAGCGACCCCTCGGACTGCCACGGCCACGGCACGCACGTGTCGGGCACGGTGGGCGGCACGACCTGGGGCGTGGCGAAGAAGGTCACCCTCCACGGCGTGCGGGTGCTGGACTGCACGGGCTACGGCAACGACGCGCAGGTCATCGGCGGTATCGACTGGGTGGCGGCCAACCACGTCAAGCCCGCGGTCGCCAACATGAGCCTGGGCGACGTCGGCATCCAGGCCATCGATGACGCGACGGAGCGGTTGATCGCCGCGGGCGTCACGACGGTCGTCGCCGCCGGCAACGACAGCGCCAACGCCTGCGACTACTCGCCCGCCCGTGCGCCCAACGCCATCACCGTGGGCTCCACCACCAGCAGCGACGGCCGCTCGTCGTTCTCCAATTACGGGACGTGCGTGGACATCTTCGCGCCGGGCTCGAGCATCACCTCCGCCTCGAACTCCGGCAACACGTCGAGCACCTCGATGAGCGGCACGTCCATGGCCTCGCCGCACGTGGCTGGCGCCGCGGCGCTCTACCTGAGCGCCAACCCCAGCGCGACGCCCGCGCAGGTGCGGGACGCGCTGGTGAACAACGCCACGCCGAACAAGGTCACCAGCCCGGGGACGGGCTCGCCCAACAAGCTGCTGTACACGCTCTTCATCACCGGCGGCGGCGGCAGTGACACCACCCCGCCCACGACGTCCATCACCTCGCCCGCGGGCGGCTCCACGCTGAGCGGCACCGCGCCCCTGAGCGCCAGCGCCTCCGACAACGTGGGCGTGTCGCGCGTGGAGTTCTACGCGGGCACCGCGCTGCTGGGCACGGCGACGGCCGCCCCGTACAGCTTCGCGTGGAACACGACGGCGGTGGCCAACGGCACCTACGCGCTGACCACGAAGGCGTATGACGCGGCGAACAACGTGGGCACGTCGTCCACGGTGTCGGTGACGGTGAACAACGGCACGGGCAGTTGCTCCATCTCCGAGCAGCTCCTGCTCAACCCGGGCTTCGAGAGCGGCAACACGGGCTGGACCACCTCGTCGGGCGTCATCGACGGCACCACGTCCGGCAGCGCGCCGCGCACGGGCACTTACAAGGCCTACCTGAACGGCTACGGCGCCACGCGCACCGAGTTCGCCTACCAGGACGTCACCATCCCCGCCTCCGCGTGCAGCGCCACGCTCACCTTCTGGGCGCGCATCACCACGGCGGAGACCACGACCAGCACGGCCTACGACAAGCTGGCCGTCCAGGTGCGCAACAGCGCGGGCACGGTGCTGGCCACGCTGGCCACGTACAGCAACCTGGACAAGGGCACGGCCTACGTGCAGCGGACGTTCGACCTGGCCGCGTACAAGGGCCAGACCGTCCGCATCTACTTCAACGGCACGGAGGACTCGTCGCTGCAGACGAGCTTCTTCCTGGATGACACCGCGCTGAACATCGTCCGGTAG
- a CDS encoding TetR/AcrR family transcriptional regulator — translation MPRTADANAALREKTRERVLQASVRLFSRHGFDGTRVRALAEEAGIAVGLLYSHFESKEAVLLALMQASMLDVARTLEDADREPTARGFVTALLTSTVAMLDAHRDLWRLSQGLRHQPEVLARLKLPLEHFLGATHQRLEQALAARGVPEADIEARVLFATVEGLTQQYLQHEGGYPAAEVIRAMAQRWPGALRKRKADAP, via the coding sequence ATGCCTCGTACGGCGGACGCCAACGCAGCCCTCCGGGAGAAGACGCGGGAGCGCGTGCTCCAGGCCTCGGTGCGGCTCTTCTCCCGACACGGCTTTGATGGGACCCGCGTGCGCGCGCTCGCCGAGGAGGCGGGCATCGCCGTGGGGCTGCTCTATTCGCACTTCGAGTCGAAGGAGGCGGTGCTCCTCGCGCTGATGCAGGCGTCGATGCTGGACGTCGCGCGGACGCTGGAGGACGCGGACCGCGAACCCACCGCGCGAGGGTTCGTCACGGCTCTGCTCACGTCCACTGTGGCGATGCTGGACGCGCACCGGGACCTCTGGCGGCTGAGCCAGGGCCTGCGTCACCAGCCGGAGGTGCTGGCGCGGCTGAAGCTGCCGCTGGAGCACTTCCTGGGCGCCACGCACCAGCGGCTGGAGCAGGCGCTGGCGGCGCGCGGGGTTCCGGAGGCTGACATCGAGGCGCGGGTGCTCTTCGCCACGGTGGAAGGCCTCACCCAGCAGTACCTGCAGCACGAAGGCGGCTACCCCGCCGCCGAGGTGATTCGCGCCATGGCCCAGCGGTGGCCCGGTGCTCTTCGCAAGCGAAAGGCGGACGCCCCATGA
- a CDS encoding S9 family peptidase, with amino-acid sequence MLPRPGVLVLMLWAVPALAADVPPVIPRELLFGNPVRDDPTLSPDGEKLAWVAPDAKGVMQVWVRTLQGKDDTRAITKEPERGVRYYEWAQDSRTLLYPQDSDGDENTHVYAADLSTGVVRDLTPFQGIRARLLEASPTAPREVLVTMNLRERTGSDIYRVSLDTGAITLDTQDPGDVMTWTADAKLSVRGALAQKPDGTTVLRVRDSVRTPWRTLLEVPLRENVFPQYMGFIGFSRDGARVYLKSPHGSNTSRVVEKVLRTGAEKVLAEDAGSDVMDVLFHPERKVVQAVAFNTDGHLRWKVLDASLREDFEALGRVADGDFSLVSRDRADRRWVVAFEQDAAPLRYYTYDRSSRRAELLFSNQPALDQAPLARMKPFQLKSRDGLTLTGYLTRPVDAPPGPLPTVLLVHGGPWTRDTWRFSPEVQWLANRGYAVLQVNFRASAGLGKAFLNAGNRQWGRAMNDDLEDAVAWAVKEGQADPARVAIMGSSYGGYAALAGAAFSPTVYRCAVDAFGISNLFTFLKSFPPQWQVIRGSYAQRVGDVDDPAEQERLRATSPVFAVDRVRVPMFVAQGANDPRVKQAESEQMVAALEKAGRDVTYVLYPDEGHGFYQPENNLDYHARVEAFLARHLGGRLEPLPKEGRVQGSSAVIRQSGGGAAK; translated from the coding sequence ATGCTGCCGCGCCCTGGGGTGCTGGTGTTGATGCTGTGGGCCGTGCCCGCGCTGGCGGCGGACGTGCCGCCCGTGATTCCCCGGGAGCTGCTCTTCGGCAACCCCGTCCGGGATGATCCGACGCTGTCCCCGGACGGCGAGAAGCTGGCCTGGGTCGCGCCCGATGCGAAGGGCGTCATGCAGGTCTGGGTGCGGACGCTGCAAGGCAAGGACGACACCCGCGCCATCACGAAGGAGCCCGAGCGGGGCGTCCGGTATTACGAATGGGCGCAGGACTCGCGCACCCTCCTCTACCCTCAAGACTCCGACGGCGACGAGAACACCCATGTCTACGCCGCCGACCTGTCGACTGGCGTGGTGCGCGACCTGACGCCCTTCCAGGGCATCCGCGCCCGGCTGCTGGAGGCCTCGCCCACCGCGCCGCGTGAGGTCCTGGTGACGATGAACCTCCGGGAGCGCACGGGCTCGGACATCTACCGCGTGTCGCTCGACACCGGCGCCATCACGCTCGACACGCAGGACCCGGGCGACGTGATGACCTGGACGGCGGACGCGAAGCTGAGCGTGCGCGGCGCGCTGGCGCAGAAGCCGGACGGCACCACGGTGCTGCGCGTCCGGGACTCCGTACGGACCCCGTGGCGGACGCTGCTGGAGGTGCCCCTGCGCGAGAACGTCTTCCCGCAGTACATGGGCTTCATCGGCTTCTCGCGCGACGGCGCCAGGGTGTACCTGAAGAGTCCGCACGGCTCCAACACCTCAAGAGTGGTGGAGAAGGTGCTGCGCACGGGCGCGGAGAAGGTGCTCGCGGAGGACGCGGGCTCGGATGTGATGGACGTCCTCTTCCACCCCGAGCGCAAGGTGGTCCAGGCGGTGGCCTTCAACACCGACGGCCACCTGCGGTGGAAGGTGCTGGACGCGAGCCTGCGCGAGGATTTCGAGGCGCTGGGCCGCGTGGCGGACGGGGACTTCTCCCTGGTCAGCCGTGACCGCGCGGACCGCCGGTGGGTGGTGGCCTTCGAGCAGGACGCCGCCCCCTTGCGCTACTACACCTACGACCGCTCCAGCCGCCGCGCCGAGCTGCTCTTCTCCAACCAGCCCGCGCTGGATCAGGCGCCGCTGGCGCGGATGAAGCCCTTCCAGCTGAAGTCCCGCGACGGCCTGACGCTGACGGGCTACCTCACGCGGCCGGTGGACGCGCCGCCGGGCCCGCTGCCCACGGTGCTGCTGGTGCACGGAGGCCCGTGGACGCGGGACACGTGGCGCTTCAGCCCGGAGGTGCAGTGGCTGGCGAACCGGGGCTACGCGGTGCTCCAGGTCAACTTCCGCGCGTCCGCGGGGCTGGGCAAGGCCTTCCTCAACGCGGGCAACCGCCAGTGGGGCCGCGCGATGAACGACGACCTGGAGGACGCGGTGGCGTGGGCGGTGAAGGAGGGCCAGGCGGACCCCGCGCGAGTCGCCATCATGGGCAGTTCCTACGGCGGCTACGCGGCGCTGGCGGGCGCGGCGTTCAGCCCCACGGTGTATCGCTGCGCGGTGGATGCCTTTGGCATCTCCAACCTCTTCACGTTCCTGAAGTCCTTCCCCCCGCAGTGGCAGGTCATCCGGGGCTCGTATGCGCAGCGCGTGGGCGACGTGGACGACCCGGCCGAGCAGGAGCGGCTGCGCGCCACCTCGCCCGTCTTCGCCGTGGACCGCGTCCGCGTCCCGATGTTCGTGGCGCAGGGAGCGAACGACCCGCGAGTGAAGCAGGCCGAGTCCGAGCAGATGGTGGCCGCGCTGGAGAAGGCCGGGCGCGACGTGACGTACGTGCTCTATCCCGACGAAGGCCACGGCTTCTACCAGCCGGAGAACAACCTGGACTACCACGCGCGCGTGGAGGCGTTCCTGGCGCGGCACCTCGGCGGCCGGCTGGAGCCGCTGCCGAAGGAAGGGCGCGTGCAGGGCTCCAGCGCCGTCATCCGTCAATCCGGCGGCGGCGCGGCGAAGTAA
- a CDS encoding MarR family transcriptional regulator, giving the protein MAASKSMVGLTAGLLVGGHKAARLLEAELEATGLGAGEAVLLSVLTAGPMTMTGVMAALHIGASTATSLVSRLEKHGYVRRSRNPEDGRSLLVAITGPGEVLCKEAEAAFTRLDARLAEAGRDAVRGHHALMKLLTDLS; this is encoded by the coding sequence GTGGCTGCATCCAAGTCGATGGTGGGGTTGACCGCGGGGCTGCTCGTCGGCGGACACAAGGCGGCGCGGCTGTTGGAAGCCGAACTCGAAGCCACCGGGCTCGGTGCGGGCGAAGCCGTGCTCCTGTCCGTGCTCACGGCGGGCCCCATGACGATGACCGGCGTCATGGCCGCGCTGCACATTGGCGCGTCCACGGCGACCAGCCTGGTGTCGCGGCTGGAGAAGCACGGCTACGTGCGGCGCTCCCGCAACCCCGAGGACGGACGCTCCCTGCTCGTCGCCATCACCGGCCCCGGCGAGGTGCTGTGCAAGGAGGCGGAGGCCGCCTTCACGCGACTCGACGCCAGGCTCGCGGAGGCGGGCCGCGACGCCGTCCGGGGCCACCACGCGCTGATGAAGCTGCTGACCGACCTCTCCTGA
- a CDS encoding alpha/beta fold hydrolase — MKRLKVPGGEMAWWEEGQGTPVVLVHGTPSSSREWRDVARQLTPSYRVLAPDHLGFGDSERPGDWRTYSLPWHVENLRAWFDQLALGPFHLVVHDFGGPIALPLAIAAPEHVLSLTVVQSWQWDLKGPNVDNALMRWLYLSWNFSARMLVKMSWGRRTKLTRELHQSFLSQFPDRASRMGTWGFARSISHEGPWMEEQGKGLGRLADVPALVVWGKADKVVKPEHLSRWRQALPRARVLELEDVGHFPQLEAPDALGTALREHLASVPGRQARGTATPGT, encoded by the coding sequence ATGAAGCGGCTGAAGGTTCCTGGCGGTGAGATGGCGTGGTGGGAGGAAGGGCAGGGCACGCCGGTGGTGCTGGTGCACGGCACGCCCTCGTCCTCGCGCGAGTGGCGGGACGTGGCCCGGCAGCTCACGCCGTCGTACCGCGTGCTCGCGCCGGACCACCTGGGCTTCGGGGACAGCGAGCGGCCCGGGGACTGGCGCACCTATTCACTGCCCTGGCACGTGGAGAACCTGCGCGCGTGGTTCGACCAGCTGGCGTTGGGGCCGTTCCACCTGGTGGTGCATGACTTCGGTGGGCCCATCGCGCTGCCGCTCGCCATCGCGGCGCCGGAGCACGTGCTGAGCCTCACCGTGGTGCAGAGCTGGCAGTGGGACCTGAAGGGGCCCAACGTCGACAACGCGCTGATGCGGTGGCTGTACCTGTCCTGGAACTTCTCCGCGCGGATGCTGGTGAAGATGTCCTGGGGACGCCGCACGAAGCTGACGCGCGAGCTGCACCAGTCCTTCCTGTCGCAGTTTCCCGACCGGGCGTCGCGGATGGGCACCTGGGGCTTCGCGCGCTCCATCTCCCACGAAGGCCCGTGGATGGAGGAGCAGGGCAAGGGCCTGGGCCGGCTCGCGGACGTGCCGGCGCTCGTCGTCTGGGGCAAGGCTGACAAGGTCGTGAAGCCCGAGCACCTGTCGCGGTGGAGGCAGGCCCTGCCCCGGGCTCGCGTGCTGGAGCTGGAGGACGTGGGCCACTTCCCGCAGCTGGAAGCACCTGATGCGTTGGGCACCGCG